One region of Flavobacterium sp. GSB-24 genomic DNA includes:
- a CDS encoding pyridoxamine 5'-phosphate oxidase family protein, which translates to MGDHKDLTDEFAVDKIKDLAENIKTCMFCTYNEYRLQSRPMSVQKIDDSGNLWFLSDRNSSHNAEISLNPMVELFFAEPHDKFLTLHGTATIQYDRETIKELYDPIVKVWMPGGEDDPNLSVIKVVPEDGYYWNNKNGKIVAIAKMTAAFVTGKTMDDGIEGTLKL; encoded by the coding sequence ATGGGCGATCATAAAGACCTTACAGATGAATTTGCAGTAGATAAAATAAAAGATCTTGCAGAGAATATTAAAACATGCATGTTTTGTACTTACAATGAATACCGACTGCAGTCGAGACCTATGTCTGTTCAAAAAATTGATGATTCAGGAAACCTTTGGTTTTTATCAGATCGAAACAGCAGTCATAATGCTGAAATTTCTTTAAATCCAATGGTGGAATTATTTTTTGCTGAACCGCATGATAAATTTTTAACCCTTCATGGAACAGCAACGATCCAGTATGATAGAGAAACTATTAAAGAATTGTACGACCCAATTGTTAAAGTCTGGATGCCAGGCGGCGAAGATGATCCGAATTTAAGTGTAATTAAAGTAGTTCCTGAAGATGGATACTACTGGAATAATAAAAACGGTAAAATCGTAGCTATTGCTAAAATGACTGCAGCGTTTGTAACTGGAAAAACAATGGATGATGGAATTGAAGGAACTTTGAAACTATAG
- a CDS encoding response regulator gives MTNYTIFYTDDDEDDLSIFADAVESIKQKITLQTYTGGEKLLDAIFNPPPTPHVVFLDLNMPGKNGFEVLEEIRSSEDKKDIPVVIYSTSSEPSIIEKCRNLGANCFITKPVLMSDIIKSIEHAISINWKQFVPNKTNFVFKY, from the coding sequence ATGACAAACTATACTATCTTTTATACTGATGATGACGAAGATGATTTAAGCATTTTTGCTGATGCAGTAGAGTCAATAAAGCAAAAAATCACACTTCAGACTTATACTGGAGGAGAAAAATTATTGGATGCTATTTTTAATCCGCCGCCAACACCGCACGTTGTTTTTCTGGATTTAAATATGCCTGGAAAAAACGGTTTTGAAGTTTTAGAAGAAATTAGAAGTTCCGAGGATAAAAAAGATATCCCAGTAGTAATTTATTCTACATCAAGTGAGCCCAGCATTATCGAGAAATGCCGAAATCTTGGAGCGAATTGTTTTATAACCAAGCCCGTTTTAATGAGTGATATTATAAAATCAATAGAGCACGCGATAAGTATAAATTGGAAGCAGTTTGTGCCAAATAAAACCAATTTTGTTTTCAAATATTGA
- a CDS encoding PAS domain S-box protein translates to MNTNNYEFLANGGEMGQLTRAKDWSKTEVGPEASWPQSLRTTLGILLNSKFPMFLFWGPNHICFYNDAYRPSLGNDGKHPSILGEKGADSWPEIWHFIKPLLDQVLIEGEATWHEDQLLPIYRNGKIEDVYWTFSYSPVKNDEGIINGVLVICNETTDKVNIRKRLEESNERYLSNILQAPNAMCIFRGEDYTIEIANKLMLEIWERKEEEVLHKPVFKALPEVTNQGLEEILKNVYTTGEKFTANELPVSLNRKGKPVINFINVTYEALKEADGTISGILAIANDVTLQVLSRTAVEESEKRFRNIVKQLPLGIGIFKGKDLVVEMANDTYLHIIDKNEEDILGRPIFDSVPEAKETVFPLLKNVFETGVPYYTDELPVTLNRYNKQELGYFNLVFYPLKEENAITGVIIVAYEVTEEVKARHLLTESEKAFRNIVMDSPIAMAIFRGKDHIIEMANISMMRNIWQKEEKDTIGKPLLEVFPELENQKYPELLNEVIANGKTIQENEAIAYVDIKGKLKKFYLDYEYTSLLEKNGQASGVMVTVNDVTSKVKARKKVETAEERARLAAEIGEIATWDLDLQNKKLIYSDKILDIFGFEKKTKIVHQDIRSRVLPEDEHILVEAFAKALLTGIYKYEARIQKLDDSISWIKVHGRIFFDENKDPSKMIGTLMDITDEKNSQQVLMKNEAKFRLLADSMPQLIWTSDTLGNLNYFNETFYKYSGLSKEEIDKNGWLQIVHPDDREENVKLWMHSVKTGNDFLFIHRFKRYDGEYRWQLSRAIAQLDEQENIQMWVGSSTDIEDQKNFTNQLEEQIIERTTQLELKNRDLVNMNIELQSFAYISSHDLQEPLRKIQTFASRLSDLDEQNISANAKTYLARIEISAKRMQNLIQDLLAYSRANSAERVFTTVNIDEIAEEVISDFSDRIEEKNAVVEYHNLGEATLIQFQFRQLLHNLVENALKFSRKGVPPRVEISSELVKGSSLPNAEFKDKMYHHLQVADNGIGFDLVYKEKIFEVFQRLNTESEYRGTGIGLAIVKKIVENHKGIITVSSEKDKGSVFNIYIPDMS, encoded by the coding sequence ATGAACACTAACAATTATGAATTTCTGGCCAATGGAGGAGAAATGGGACAGCTTACCCGTGCCAAAGATTGGAGTAAAACTGAGGTTGGACCAGAAGCATCTTGGCCGCAAAGTCTTCGTACTACTTTAGGAATTTTATTAAACTCCAAATTCCCCATGTTTTTATTTTGGGGGCCAAATCATATTTGTTTTTATAATGATGCCTATCGTCCTAGTCTAGGAAACGATGGTAAACATCCCTCAATCCTTGGTGAAAAAGGCGCCGATTCATGGCCGGAAATCTGGCATTTTATTAAACCTTTACTGGATCAAGTACTTATTGAAGGAGAAGCTACCTGGCATGAAGATCAGCTGCTTCCGATTTACAGAAATGGCAAAATCGAAGATGTTTACTGGACATTCAGTTATAGCCCTGTGAAAAATGATGAAGGAATAATAAATGGAGTTCTTGTAATTTGCAACGAAACTACCGATAAAGTAAACATTCGTAAAAGGCTTGAAGAAAGCAACGAACGCTATTTAAGTAACATTCTTCAAGCTCCAAATGCGATGTGTATTTTTAGAGGTGAAGATTATACAATAGAAATTGCCAATAAATTGATGCTGGAAATTTGGGAGCGAAAAGAAGAAGAGGTTCTTCATAAACCTGTTTTTAAGGCACTTCCCGAAGTGACCAATCAGGGTTTAGAAGAAATTCTGAAAAATGTTTATACTACTGGTGAAAAATTTACCGCCAACGAACTTCCTGTAAGTCTAAACCGAAAAGGAAAACCGGTAATTAATTTTATAAATGTTACTTATGAAGCTTTAAAAGAAGCCGATGGTACTATTTCTGGTATTCTGGCTATTGCCAATGATGTAACGCTGCAGGTCCTTTCCCGCACTGCTGTTGAGGAGAGCGAAAAGCGTTTTAGAAATATTGTAAAACAGCTTCCGCTCGGGATTGGAATTTTTAAAGGGAAAGATCTCGTTGTAGAAATGGCGAATGATACTTATCTGCATATTATTGATAAAAATGAAGAAGATATATTAGGCAGGCCAATTTTTGATTCTGTTCCTGAAGCAAAAGAGACTGTTTTTCCACTACTAAAAAACGTTTTTGAAACAGGTGTTCCTTACTATACAGACGAACTTCCTGTTACTTTAAATCGTTACAACAAACAGGAGTTAGGTTATTTTAATCTTGTATTTTATCCCTTAAAAGAAGAAAATGCGATTACAGGTGTTATTATTGTTGCCTACGAAGTTACAGAAGAGGTAAAAGCGAGACATTTATTAACGGAAAGCGAAAAAGCATTTCGAAATATTGTAATGGATTCTCCAATTGCAATGGCAATATTTAGAGGTAAAGATCATATTATCGAAATGGCCAATATTTCGATGATGCGCAATATCTGGCAGAAAGAAGAAAAGGATACAATTGGAAAGCCTTTATTGGAAGTTTTCCCAGAATTGGAAAATCAAAAATATCCCGAATTGTTAAATGAAGTTATTGCTAATGGAAAAACGATTCAAGAGAACGAAGCGATTGCTTATGTTGATATTAAAGGGAAACTAAAGAAATTCTACTTGGATTATGAGTATACTTCGCTTCTTGAAAAAAATGGGCAGGCTTCTGGCGTTATGGTTACTGTTAACGATGTAACGTCTAAAGTTAAAGCAAGAAAAAAAGTAGAAACTGCCGAAGAAAGAGCAAGATTAGCAGCCGAAATTGGAGAAATTGCGACTTGGGATCTTGATCTTCAGAATAAAAAATTAATTTATAGTGATAAAATCCTGGATATTTTTGGATTTGAAAAAAAAACAAAAATAGTACATCAGGATATTCGAAGCCGAGTGCTTCCCGAAGACGAGCATATCTTAGTAGAAGCTTTTGCAAAGGCACTTTTAACAGGTATTTATAAATACGAAGCACGTATTCAAAAATTAGATGATTCTATCAGCTGGATAAAAGTCCACGGCAGGATATTTTTTGATGAAAATAAAGACCCTTCAAAGATGATCGGGACTTTGATGGATATTACTGACGAGAAAAACAGCCAGCAGGTATTGATGAAGAATGAAGCAAAATTTAGACTTCTGGCCGATTCTATGCCTCAGCTTATTTGGACAAGTGATACTTTGGGAAATCTAAATTATTTTAATGAAACTTTTTACAAGTATTCTGGATTATCTAAAGAAGAAATCGATAAAAATGGATGGCTGCAAATTGTACATCCTGACGATCGGGAAGAAAATGTTAAACTCTGGATGCATTCTGTAAAAACAGGTAATGATTTTTTATTCATTCACCGTTTTAAACGTTATGATGGTGAATACAGATGGCAGTTGAGCCGTGCTATTGCACAATTGGACGAACAGGAAAATATTCAAATGTGGGTGGGTTCAAGTACAGATATTGAAGATCAAAAAAACTTCACCAATCAGCTTGAAGAGCAGATTATTGAACGTACTACTCAGCTGGAACTTAAAAACAGAGATCTTGTTAACATGAATATCGAACTACAGTCGTTTGCTTATATTTCGAGCCATGACCTTCAGGAACCTTTGCGAAAAATACAAACGTTTGCCAGCCGTTTATCTGATTTAGATGAACAAAACATATCGGCAAATGCTAAAACATATCTAGCCAGAATTGAGATTTCTGCCAAAAGGATGCAGAATTTAATACAAGACCTGCTCGCCTATTCTAGAGCTAATTCTGCAGAACGCGTTTTTACAACGGTTAATATTGACGAAATTGCAGAAGAAGTCATCAGTGATTTCTCTGATCGAATTGAAGAAAAAAATGCAGTAGTAGAATATCATAATTTAGGAGAAGCTACCTTGATTCAGTTCCAATTTAGACAGCTGCTTCATAATTTGGTAGAAAATGCGCTTAAATTTTCTAGAAAAGGAGTTCCTCCAAGAGTAGAAATATCGTCAGAATTGGTAAAAGGAAGTTCTCTGCCAAATGCTGAGTTTAAAGATAAAATGTATCATCATCTGCAAGTTGCTGATAATGGAATTGGCTTTGATCTTGTCTATAAAGAAAAAATCTTTGAAGTTTTTCAGCGCCTGAATACAGAAAGTGAATATAGAGGAACAGGAATTGGTCTTGCCATCGTGAAAAAAATCGTTGAAAACCATAAAGGTATCATTACCGTTTCCAGCGAAAAAGACAAAGGTTCTGTGTTTAATATTTATATACCTGATATGTCTTAA
- a CDS encoding SemiSWEET transporter has translation MNYVDIIGLFAGTCVTIATIPQILKVWKTKKVKEISLKMFGTLTFGIAVWVVYGILKNDLAIIITNSVSLILNLIMVYFIIYYEKE, from the coding sequence ATGAACTACGTAGACATCATCGGTCTTTTTGCTGGAACTTGCGTAACTATAGCAACCATTCCGCAGATTTTAAAAGTTTGGAAAACTAAAAAAGTAAAAGAAATTTCGCTTAAAATGTTTGGTACACTTACTTTTGGAATCGCGGTATGGGTCGTTTATGGTATTTTGAAAAACGATTTAGCAATTATTATTACCAATAGCGTTTCGCTGATCCTGAATCTAATTATGGTTTATTTTATTATATACTATGAAAAAGAATAA
- a CDS encoding SDR family oxidoreductase, producing the protein MKKTKTFPEQKQNLPGNEHMMKPEPEIIRENYVGSGKLLGKTAFITGGDSGIGRSVAVHFAREGANIAIVYLKEDKDARETKEMVEKEGQQCLLISGDLKDEKFCKAAIKKCQTTFKDINIIVNNAAVQFPQNELEKITASQLHKTFETNIYPYFYITKAALPFLKEGDTIINTTSVTAFRGSEHLADYASTKGAIVSFTRSLSSMLAKKKIRVNGVAPGPIWTPLIVASFDKLSDFGKDNPMERAGQPSEVAPAYVFLACEDSSYITGQFIHINGGELVGG; encoded by the coding sequence ATGAAAAAGACAAAAACATTCCCTGAACAAAAACAAAATCTTCCTGGTAATGAACACATGATGAAACCTGAACCAGAAATAATTAGAGAAAATTATGTTGGAAGCGGTAAATTGCTAGGTAAAACTGCTTTTATTACTGGCGGTGACAGCGGTATCGGCCGAAGTGTTGCTGTACATTTTGCCAGAGAAGGTGCTAATATTGCCATAGTTTATTTAAAGGAAGATAAAGATGCACGTGAAACTAAAGAAATGGTTGAAAAGGAAGGACAACAATGCCTTTTGATAAGCGGTGATTTGAAAGATGAAAAATTTTGCAAAGCAGCCATTAAAAAATGCCAGACTACTTTTAAGGATATTAATATTATAGTAAATAATGCTGCAGTACAATTTCCTCAAAATGAATTGGAAAAGATAACTGCATCTCAGCTGCATAAAACTTTTGAAACCAATATTTACCCTTATTTTTATATTACAAAAGCAGCTCTTCCGTTCTTAAAAGAAGGAGATACCATAATTAATACCACATCTGTAACGGCTTTCCGCGGCAGCGAACATCTGGCAGATTACGCGAGTACAAAAGGTGCAATTGTAAGTTTTACGAGATCACTTTCGAGCATGCTGGCCAAAAAGAAAATACGTGTCAACGGCGTTGCGCCTGGTCCTATTTGGACGCCTTTAATCGTCGCCAGTTTTGATAAATTATCCGATTTTGGAAAAGACAATCCGATGGAAAGAGCCGGACAACCTTCTGAAGTTGCGCCTGCTTATGTATTCTTAGCCTGCGAAGACAGCAGTTATATTACAGGCCAGTTTATCCATATCAATGGAGGTGAATTGGTAGGAGGATAA
- a CDS encoding response regulator, translating into MVLIVDDIRANIIALKKTLELHNIDVDSAESGEEALKKILKTDYCLIIMDVQMPGLDGFEVVKILSGNKRTKDIPVIFLSALNTEKKYIFKGYETGAVEYITKPVDSDLLILKVKTFIKIYEQQNELKAIKDLLSKEIKIRKEAQDNLEIKIAERTKELVQKNEELELRNHELQQFSWVVSHDLNEPIRKIQIFIKIIKDLYLKTDDKAIDYVNRTIKSAERMQTLITDLLAYSRLSAQVKPEKTDLNEVLQEVLSDFDYLIENKNAEIKTNELPTVDSIPSQMRQVFQNLIGNALKFSGSEQKPVIEITSEIILEKSFDSVTSPDGNFCRITVKDNGIGFDEIYLDRIFIIFQSLNDRQTYEGTGIGLAIAKKIIEKHNGLITAKSKQGEGASFIIILPLTSK; encoded by the coding sequence ATGGTATTAATTGTAGACGATATAAGGGCCAATATCATTGCCTTAAAGAAAACATTAGAGCTGCATAATATCGATGTCGATAGTGCCGAATCTGGAGAAGAAGCTTTAAAGAAAATATTAAAAACAGATTATTGTCTGATTATTATGGACGTTCAAATGCCGGGACTCGACGGCTTTGAAGTGGTTAAAATTCTCTCTGGAAATAAACGCACAAAAGATATTCCTGTTATATTTCTTTCGGCACTTAATACCGAGAAAAAATATATTTTCAAAGGATATGAAACGGGAGCTGTAGAATATATTACAAAGCCAGTTGATTCTGATTTATTGATTTTAAAAGTAAAAACTTTTATTAAAATCTATGAGCAGCAAAATGAACTTAAAGCCATAAAAGACCTTCTCTCTAAAGAAATTAAAATTAGAAAAGAGGCGCAGGACAATCTTGAAATTAAAATTGCAGAAAGAACAAAAGAATTGGTTCAAAAAAATGAAGAATTAGAACTTCGTAATCACGAATTACAACAGTTTTCATGGGTTGTTTCACATGATTTAAACGAACCTATTCGCAAGATCCAGATTTTTATTAAAATTATAAAAGACCTTTATCTAAAAACCGACGATAAAGCAATCGATTATGTAAATCGAACAATAAAATCGGCCGAAAGGATGCAGACTTTGATTACAGATCTTTTGGCATACTCCAGACTTTCAGCTCAGGTAAAACCAGAAAAAACAGATCTCAATGAGGTTTTACAAGAAGTACTTTCAGATTTTGATTATCTGATAGAAAACAAAAATGCTGAAATAAAAACAAACGAACTTCCTACTGTAGATAGTATTCCAAGCCAGATGCGACAGGTTTTTCAAAATTTGATTGGAAATGCCTTGAAATTTTCTGGAAGTGAGCAAAAACCAGTAATCGAAATTACCTCAGAAATAATACTCGAAAAATCATTTGACAGTGTAACCTCGCCAGATGGAAATTTTTGCAGAATCACGGTAAAAGACAACGGAATTGGGTTTGATGAAATTTATTTAGATAGAATTTTTATTATCTTTCAAAGTTTAAATGACCGCCAAACCTACGAAGGAACTGGAATTGGACTGGCAATCGCCAAGAAAATTATTGAAAAGCATAACGGATTAATTACCGCTAAAAGTAAACAAGGCGAGGGGGCAAGTTTTATAATTATACTTCCTTTAACTAGTAAATAA